Part of the Ruegeria sp. AD91A genome, CGCCTCAATCGGCCCCTCGGCACTGCCGCTGATGAATTGCTCCACATACGGATCACCCGAGGCGTCCATCTGGCTGACCGGCCCGGTCCACTGGATCACGCCTCCGTGCAGCATGGCCACGTTGTCGGCAATCGCACGGACGGAACTCATGTCGTGGGTGATGGTCATCGCGGTGGCGCCCATCTCGGTCACGATTTCGCGGATCAGGTCGTTGATGACGCCGGACATGATCGGGTCCAACCCCGTGGTGGGCTCATCAAAAAAGATGATCTCGGGCTCGGCGGCGATGGCGCGGGCGAGGCCCACGCGTTTTTGCATGCCGCCTGACAGTTCCGCCGGAAAGCGGTCGGCCACGTCGGATTTCAGCCCGACGCGGCGGAGTTTTTCGATGGCGATTTCGCGGGCTTCTTCGGTGGGACGTTTCAGCGAGCCGCGCAGCAGGCGGAAGGCGACGTTCTGCCAGACGGTCAGCGAGTCAAACAGAGCCGCGCCCTGAAATAGCATCCCGAACCGGGCCAGAAATGCATCGCGATCACCCTTGCTGGCGTCTTTGCCGTCGACATAGATCATGCCACTGTCGGGCTTGATCAGGCCCAGAATGCACTTCAGGGCGACCGATTTGCCGGTGCCTGACCCGCCGATGATGACCATCGAGGTGCCCTTGGGGATTTCAAGGGTCATGCCTTGCAGCACGTGGTTGTCGCCAAAGGCTTTATGTACGTTCTCCATCCGGATCATAGCGAGAAGAAAACCCCCGTAAGAACGAAGTTTGCAGCCAGAATCAGCACGGCGGCGGCTTCGACCGAGCCCTTGGTGGCGCGGCCCACGCCCTGTGCGCCACGGCCGGAATTCATGCCGTAGTAACAGCCCATGATGGCTGCGATCAGGCCAAAGGCCGCGCCTTTGACCAGCGACGAGACGATGTCGCGGGTTTCCAGGAAATCCACGGTGTTTTTCAGATAGGTCGCCGGGTTGAAGCCCAGGTTTTGCGTGGCCACGGTGTAGCCGCCGGCAATTCCGATGATGTCACCCACTGCTACCAAAGCAGGCACTGTAATCAGCGCGGCCAGAACCCGCGGGACGGTGAGGTATTTCATCGGATGCGTGGACAGTGTGACCAGCGCGTCGATCTGTTCGGTCACTTTCATCGTGGCGATCTCGGCCGCGATCGAGGATGTCACGCGGGCTGCGATCATCAGCCCGACCAGAACCGGGCCAAGCTCTCGCACCATGCCGATGGCGACGATCTGGGGCACCACGGCTTCGGCGTTGAAGCGCGCACCGCCGGCGTAGATCTGCAACGCCAGCGCACCGCCGGTGAAAATCGCCGTCAGGCCGACGACGGGCAGGGACAGCCAGCCGATGTTCAGCAGGGCCATACCAAATTCGCGCGGATAGAAAGGGGGGCGCAGGATATGCGAGATCGCATCAAGCGCGAACAGAGCCACCCGGCCAAAGGCCGCAAGCAGGCTTAGAACTGTGCGGCCCAGACCTCCGAGCGCGGTGATCGGGTTCATTCCACATAGCCCCGCGAATAGCGATTGCCCATTGATGTGAGGATTTCATAGCCAATTGTACCGGCAGCTTCAGCCAGATCATCGACGGTTTGATGGCCATTCAGGATACGCAGGCGTTCCGGGTCGTTGGGCAGGTCGGTGACATCCACCGTGATCAGGTCCATCGAGATGCGGCCGACAACCGGGCAGGGCTGGTTGCCGGCGAAGGTGTCGATCCCGCCGCCGATGGCGCGATGCAGGCCGTCTGCATACCCCGCCGCGACTGTGGCGATACGAGACGGTCGACGCGCCACCCAGCTGTTGCCGTAACCAACAGATTCGCCCACGGCCACCTTGCGCACCTGAATGACAGGCAGATCGACCGTGACAACGGGTTTGGCATCCGCAAAGGGCAGGCCGCCGTACAGACCAATGCCCGGGCGGCAGAAATCGAAATGGAACTCTGACCCCAAAAGCATGCCGCCGGTCGCAGCCAGAGAACGCGGCGCGGTGACACCTTCGGTCATCTCTCGGAAGGTTCTAAGCTGCTGCTGGTTCATCGGATGGTCCGGCTCGTCCGCGCAGGCCAGATGGGACATGATGACAACAGGTGACAGCGCCTCAGCATTTGGGCGCAATTCGGCCCAGTCGGCGGGCTCCAGACCCAGCCGGTTCATGCCACTGTCCAGTTGAATGCCGAACGGATGGTTGGGCAGGGCTTGTTGGTGGAGTTGGAACTGCTCTGGCGAATTGATCAACGGCGTCAGATCGTTGGCGAGCAGCAATTGGGTGTCGCCTTCCATATGCCCTGAAAAGACACAGATCATCGGGCCGGGGCCAACCGCTTGGCGGACAACAGCGCCTTCTTCTGCGGCAGCCACAAAAAACTTGCGAACGCCTTCTTCGGCCAGCGTGTCGCTGACAGGCCCGGCACCCAGCCCGTAGGCATCGGCCTTGACCACGGCACCGGTTTCGACCCCGGTTTTCGCGTCGAGCGCCCGCCAATTGCTGGCGAGCGCCTGAAGATTGATCGTCAAACGTGCAGTACTCATGGCACTGTTCATGACATTGCGCCGTCCAAGGTCAAGAGGGAATGGCGCATTTACCTGGCGGTTTTTGACGGTGTTTCGTCTGTTGTGGCGGAAAACACTAAAAAATCAGAAGATTCGCCAACCCTTCGTTGTAATTGCCCGGTTCGGGGATTGTTTTCACATCAAAGTTAAAGCGATCTTGGGAACAGGATCGTTCCGCCCCGGCGAAGGCGAGGGCGCACCGTCAACCAATGAGGAAGCCATGGATTTTTCTAACGGATTGGCCGTAGACCCATCACAGATCATAAGTCTTTTTGCGGATGTCTTTGCTGCTTCGGAAGGGTCGGAAGAGGGGGCGGTAATTGGTGCATTCGTGCGTGAATTGATCAACAGCACGCCTCCCGAAGATATCCTGGTGTGCACGGCGCATCAGGATCACGAGCTGCTTGGCTGTGCCATCTTTTCAAGGATGACGTTTTCGCAGGATACGCGCAATGTGTTCATCCTCTCGCCGATGGCCGTTCAAACGGGCTCGCAAAAAACAGGTATTGGACAGGCGCTGATTTCTTATGGTCTGGATCGCTTACGGGCGTCAGGTGTGGATGTGGCACTGACCTATGGCGATCCGGCCTACTATTGCAAAACAGGTTTTGCGCAGATCACGGAAGACACCGCCCAACCGCCGCTGAAACTCAGCCAACCGCATGGTTGGTTGGGTCAGGCGTTGGATGGTCACGAAATGAAGCCTTTGAAAGGCCCGTCGCGATGCGTTTCCGCACTAAATAATCCGTCGCTCTGGTAAACGAGGTAGGCTGTCTGGTTTGGGCCCACGACGATCTTGGCATCGCTTAGAACTGGGCCTGATCCAGGATTGCCTTACTGTTCCGGATGTGCCGGGCCACCAGCTTTTTCTGACGTCTGCCACTTGGGATATAGAAGGCAGGGTCCATATCCCGATTGCGGTTCAGCCCCGGAAAAAGCTGCAAGAGCTCGTGCAACGCTTCGGGTGGAAGGGATTTGAGGGTCTCGGGGCCGGTGAACAGGCTTTCGCTTGGCGCACCTTCGGCAAAGAGTACCACGTGGCGGTCAAAGACAAGGTGGTGGTAAGTCACCTGCGTCGCGTCACATTTCACATGAACGCCCGGTAAATCAGTCAGCCGGATGGCCGAGACCAAAACGTCTCGCGTGTCGAACATGCGCTGCGCTATGTCTGATCGGACCAGTATTCTGTGTTGTCGCGATACCATCAGGTCTCGACGGGGCAATCCGTGTCCCAAAGCCCCGGCCATGATGCAGACCGGGCGCAGTTCGGGCGTTTTCAAAAGGTCCGACTGGCGAAGGGACCGGGATAGAACCAGACGAACGACTTCCGAATTGCCACCGGTTGTCATGACCCGGTCGCCTGACCTTATGTCCTGAACGGATATTTGCCCACGATCCGTCAGGATAAGGGTGCCAGAGGTGAAACAGGGGGCTCCGGGGCTGGGATTGGGGTCTTCTACAAAGTTAACCCCATCCTTCGATGACAAGGACGCGGTATCGTCAGTCCCGTTGCTGCCTATCTGGGTCGAGGTCTGGCCATTGGCTGGCCCCTGGGTCGCAGTCACCTGAGCGTCAAAGGACACAATGCTAAGAACCGAACCATTGTCTGACAATGAAATTGCCCCCAATCGATTAATCCGGGCGGAGATCACGTAATAATCGAACCCGCCCACGCTGGTCATCGTTCCGGTGTCGACATCTGTCGAACTGCGTACCGAGCCGTTGGCGTTGTAAACATCAACCTGCAACCCGGTGACATCGGTTCCGGTGGGGACACGGATTTCAATGAAATCTCCGTCCGGAGCAAAGTTCGGGCCGTTGCGATATCTTATTTCCGAAATAATCGCGGGCAATTCTGCTGGTCTCCGGGCGGGAACGGTGCATTCTGGCTGAACGTCACCGTCACTTTAACACCGGGCGGGGAAAACACAAAAGTGCTTGGCGTGTAGCATCTTGGGCGGGCGTTCAGTCCGCGATCAATAGCCCTCGATCTCACCGCCCTGTTGCCAGGGTTTGACCAGATTGCCAAAGCGGGTGAATTGTGCCTCGAACGACAATTCGACCGTACCGATGGGGCCGTGGCGCTGCTTGCCGACGATGACTTCGGCCTTACCGTGCAGACGTTCCATCGCCTGCTTCCAATCTTCCATCTTTTCCAGTTCGTGATCGCCGGGCTTTTCCCGTTCCTTGTAATATTCCTCGCGGAACACGAACATAACCACATCAGCGTCCTGTTCGATCGATCCTGATTCCCGCAAGTCGCTGAGTTGCGGGCGCTTGTCGTCGCGATTTTCGACCTGACGGGAGAGCTGGGACAGGGCGACCACCGG contains:
- a CDS encoding ABC transporter ATP-binding protein — protein: MIRMENVHKAFGDNHVLQGMTLEIPKGTSMVIIGGSGTGKSVALKCILGLIKPDSGMIYVDGKDASKGDRDAFLARFGMLFQGAALFDSLTVWQNVAFRLLRGSLKRPTEEAREIAIEKLRRVGLKSDVADRFPAELSGGMQKRVGLARAIAAEPEIIFFDEPTTGLDPIMSGVINDLIREIVTEMGATAMTITHDMSSVRAIADNVAMLHGGVIQWTGPVSQMDASGDPYVEQFISGSAEGPIEAVR
- a CDS encoding ABC transporter permease → MNPITALGGLGRTVLSLLAAFGRVALFALDAISHILRPPFYPREFGMALLNIGWLSLPVVGLTAIFTGGALALQIYAGGARFNAEAVVPQIVAIGMVRELGPVLVGLMIAARVTSSIAAEIATMKVTEQIDALVTLSTHPMKYLTVPRVLAALITVPALVAVGDIIGIAGGYTVATQNLGFNPATYLKNTVDFLETRDIVSSLVKGAAFGLIAAIMGCYYGMNSGRGAQGVGRATKGSVEAAAVLILAANFVLTGVFFSL
- the alr gene encoding alanine racemase, which produces MSTARLTINLQALASNWRALDAKTGVETGAVVKADAYGLGAGPVSDTLAEEGVRKFFVAAAEEGAVVRQAVGPGPMICVFSGHMEGDTQLLLANDLTPLINSPEQFQLHQQALPNHPFGIQLDSGMNRLGLEPADWAELRPNAEALSPVVIMSHLACADEPDHPMNQQQLRTFREMTEGVTAPRSLAATGGMLLGSEFHFDFCRPGIGLYGGLPFADAKPVVTVDLPVIQVRKVAVGESVGYGNSWVARRPSRIATVAAGYADGLHRAIGGGIDTFAGNQPCPVVGRISMDLITVDVTDLPNDPERLRILNGHQTVDDLAEAAGTIGYEILTSMGNRYSRGYVE
- a CDS encoding GNAT family N-acetyltransferase, translating into MDFSNGLAVDPSQIISLFADVFAASEGSEEGAVIGAFVRELINSTPPEDILVCTAHQDHELLGCAIFSRMTFSQDTRNVFILSPMAVQTGSQKTGIGQALISYGLDRLRASGVDVALTYGDPAYYCKTGFAQITEDTAQPPLKLSQPHGWLGQALDGHEMKPLKGPSRCVSALNNPSLW
- a CDS encoding Hint domain-containing protein; the protein is MPAIISEIRYRNGPNFAPDGDFIEIRVPTGTDVTGLQVDVYNANGSVRSSTDVDTGTMTSVGGFDYYVISARINRLGAISLSDNGSVLSIVSFDAQVTATQGPANGQTSTQIGSNGTDDTASLSSKDGVNFVEDPNPSPGAPCFTSGTLILTDRGQISVQDIRSGDRVMTTGGNSEVVRLVLSRSLRQSDLLKTPELRPVCIMAGALGHGLPRRDLMVSRQHRILVRSDIAQRMFDTRDVLVSAIRLTDLPGVHVKCDATQVTYHHLVFDRHVVLFAEGAPSESLFTGPETLKSLPPEALHELLQLFPGLNRNRDMDPAFYIPSGRRQKKLVARHIRNSKAILDQAQF